A DNA window from Rhodococcus sp. Z13 contains the following coding sequences:
- a CDS encoding SHOCT domain-containing protein — protein MEFMDIIWYIVVCFAFIAYLIMLWMIIGDLFRNREQSGWVKAIWIVFLFIFPWLTGLIYLIVHGSGMAERSAKEAAQFKAAQDDYIRSVAGKSPAEHIADAKKLLDEGVIDQAEFEALKAKALS, from the coding sequence ATGGAATTCATGGACATCATCTGGTACATCGTCGTCTGCTTCGCCTTCATCGCGTACCTGATCATGCTCTGGATGATCATCGGCGACCTGTTCCGGAACCGGGAGCAGTCCGGCTGGGTCAAGGCGATCTGGATCGTCTTCCTGTTCATCTTCCCGTGGCTGACGGGCCTGATCTATCTCATCGTCCACGGCAGCGGCATGGCCGAGCGGTCCGCGAAGGAGGCCGCCCAGTTCAAGGCCGCGCAGGACGACTACATCCGTTCGGTCGCCGGGAAGTCGCCGGCCGAGCACATCGCCGACGCGAAGAAGCTGCTCGACGAGGGTGTCATCGACCAGGCCGAGTTCGAGGCCCTCAAGGCCAAGGCCCTGTCCTGA
- a CDS encoding LysR family transcriptional regulator, with translation MDVMRLRILRELADRGTVAATAAALSMTPSAVSQQLKVLAREAGVPLLEPDGRRLRFTDAGRALVVRADEVLDALDRAADEMTSYARSPRGRVRVASFPSGAALLLPAVLEAADAIGVEVDASDEDVPASAVPALLADYDVVLTHRDERSAPLTDPRVRVDTLMREPIDLVLPSGHRLASQEKVRIDELAGEDWISVRGGFPVDDVLLSVAAVTAIRPRVVHRINDFRVIEELVAAGRGVALLPRHSVLHPHLVRVPLAGVRAARIYELATRPGAARRPAVAAVLDSFRAAAARKLSR, from the coding sequence ATGGATGTGATGCGGTTGCGGATTCTCCGTGAGCTCGCCGATCGCGGAACCGTGGCCGCGACGGCAGCGGCCCTGTCCATGACGCCGTCGGCCGTGTCGCAGCAGTTGAAGGTCCTCGCGCGGGAGGCCGGAGTGCCCCTGCTCGAACCCGACGGCCGGCGCCTGCGGTTCACAGACGCCGGTCGCGCGCTCGTGGTGCGCGCCGACGAGGTGCTCGACGCCCTCGACCGGGCGGCCGACGAGATGACCTCCTACGCCCGGTCGCCGCGTGGCCGGGTGCGTGTCGCTTCCTTCCCCTCAGGGGCGGCCCTGCTGCTCCCGGCCGTGCTCGAAGCGGCGGACGCGATCGGCGTCGAGGTCGATGCGAGCGACGAGGACGTCCCGGCCTCCGCCGTGCCGGCCCTGCTCGCCGACTACGACGTGGTGCTCACCCACCGGGACGAGCGGTCGGCGCCGCTGACCGACCCCCGCGTCCGCGTCGACACGCTCATGCGCGAACCGATCGATCTCGTCCTCCCGTCCGGGCATCGGCTCGCGTCGCAGGAGAAGGTACGGATCGACGAGCTGGCGGGGGAGGACTGGATCAGCGTGCGGGGTGGCTTCCCCGTCGACGACGTGCTGCTCTCCGTCGCCGCGGTGACCGCCATCCGTCCGCGAGTCGTGCACCGGATCAACGACTTCCGTGTCATCGAGGAACTTGTGGCGGCAGGTCGCGGGGTGGCTCTGCTGCCGCGCCATTCGGTGCTGCATCCGCACCTCGTGCGGGTACCTCTGGCCGGGGTGCGCGCGGCGCGGATCTACGAGCTCGCCACCCGGCCGGGCGCCGCCCGGCGACCGGCCGTGGCCGCAGTGCTCGACAGCTTCCGTGCCGCGGCGGCACGGAAGCTGTCGAGGTGA